In bacterium, a single window of DNA contains:
- the cdhC gene encoding CO dehydrogenase/CO-methylating acetyl-CoA synthase complex subunit beta — LERQIHTFLNEAMGIFHMGQREMCWLRISKDAKKKGFKIRHFGVIVHARLHDTFGAIVDKAQVTIYTRQEDVEKYHAEAKKVYEERDERMAGMTDESVDTFYSCTLCQSFAPDHVCIVKPERLGLCGAYSYIDAKASFELNPTGPNQPVKKGECLDPVRGEWKGVNEFIYQKSNKTLERFHGYSIISCPETSCGCFECIIAILPETNGFMIVNREFAGMTPTGMTFSTLAGSVGGGAQTPGFMGIGRLYIVSRKFISADGGIKRLVWMTKELKEALGDKFKKRCEEEGIPDLVDKIADETVATTTEELLSYLKKVKHPALEMEPLI, encoded by the coding sequence TATTGGAGAGGCAGATTCATACTTTTTTAAACGAGGCTATGGGGATATTCCATATGGGACAAAGAGAAATGTGCTGGTTAAGAATCAGTAAGGATGCGAAGAAGAAGGGCTTTAAGATTCGCCATTTTGGGGTAATTGTTCACGCACGCCTTCACGATACTTTCGGGGCAATAGTGGATAAGGCTCAGGTTACCATTTATACTCGACAGGAAGATGTGGAAAAATATCATGCCGAGGCAAAAAAAGTTTATGAGGAACGCGATGAGCGTATGGCAGGAATGACCGATGAGAGCGTGGACACGTTCTATTCCTGTACTTTATGCCAATCGTTCGCTCCTGATCATGTTTGCATAGTTAAACCGGAGAGGTTAGGATTATGTGGCGCTTATAGTTACATTGATGCTAAGGCTTCTTTTGAGCTGAATCCCACGGGACCGAATCAGCCGGTGAAAAAAGGAGAATGTCTTGACCCGGTAAGGGGTGAGTGGAAAGGTGTAAATGAATTCATCTATCAAAAGTCAAACAAAACTTTAGAACGTTTCCATGGTTATTCCATAATAAGTTGCCCGGAGACTTCATGCGGCTGCTTTGAATGTATCATAGCTATACTTCCTGAGACGAATGGTTTTATGATTGTAAATAGGGAATTTGCTGGTATGACTCCCACAGGGATGACTTTCAGCACCCTGGCTGGCTCTGTAGGTGGAGGAGCGCAGACACCAGGCTTTATGGGAATCGGAAGGCTGTATATCGTGAGCAGGAAGTTTATCTCTGCCGATGGGGGGATAAAGCGCTTAGTGTGGATGACCAAAGAGCTCAAAGAAGCACTGGGAGATAAATTTAAGAAGAGGTGCGAAGAGGAGGGAATTCCTGACCTGGTAGATAAAATTGCTGATGAGACAGTGGCCACCACAACAGAGGAACTTCTCTCATATTTGAAGAAGGTGAAGCACCCGGCTTTAGAGATGGAACCATTGATATAA
- the acsC gene encoding acetyl-CoA decarbonylase/synthase complex subunit gamma, translating into MALTGLEIYKHLPKTNCKKCGFPTCLAFAMALAGKKTSLDKCPDITEEAKLALESASQPPMSTVTMGVGENQVEIGGETVLFRHEKTFYHPCAIGITLSDSLEKEKILERIEKVDKLKFERVGMFLQVNLIAISNDSNNQDKFSDAVKAATEKSNLPLILISNNPQALEDGLKICAERKPLIYSAKEDNREAMVDLAKKYSCPLVIYGKNLEELDSLSQKVVASGVKDVVLDPGTRNLGGSVQDFTQLRRLALKRGYRPFGYPVIAFVNGSDPYQEVSMAATYIAKYANIVVLDRIEPEEILPLITLRQNIYTDPQKPIMVEPKLYEIGKPNENSPLLVTTNFSLTFFTVQPEIEASKVPSYLLIVEAEGLSVLTAWAAEKFTPEGIFEAMKKAEVEKKLSHKKIIIPGYVAVMKAKLEDESGWEVLVGPKEGSGIPKYLKGTWQ; encoded by the coding sequence ATGGCTTTAACGGGTTTGGAGATTTATAAACATTTGCCGAAGACGAACTGTAAGAAGTGTGGTTTTCCCACCTGTTTAGCATTTGCTATGGCTCTGGCGGGAAAGAAGACTTCGCTGGATAAGTGTCCTGATATTACAGAAGAGGCGAAGCTTGCCCTGGAATCTGCTTCTCAACCTCCTATGTCAACAGTTACTATGGGGGTGGGAGAGAATCAAGTAGAGATTGGTGGTGAGACAGTTCTCTTCCGACACGAGAAGACTTTCTACCACCCTTGCGCTATTGGCATTACTTTGAGTGACTCGCTGGAAAAGGAAAAGATTCTTGAGCGAATTGAAAAGGTCGATAAGTTAAAATTTGAAAGGGTAGGTATGTTTCTGCAAGTGAATCTCATTGCTATTTCTAACGATAGCAATAATCAAGACAAGTTTTCCGATGCGGTAAAAGCCGCGACGGAAAAATCTAATTTACCATTAATTTTAATCTCCAATAATCCGCAAGCTTTAGAGGATGGTTTGAAAATATGTGCTGAAAGAAAGCCATTAATTTATTCGGCTAAGGAAGATAATCGAGAAGCTATGGTAGATTTAGCTAAAAAATATTCCTGCCCCTTGGTAATTTATGGGAAAAATTTAGAGGAGTTAGATTCCCTTTCCCAGAAGGTAGTTGCCTCGGGAGTGAAGGATGTTGTCCTTGACCCTGGAACAAGAAATCTGGGCGGCTCTGTTCAGGATTTTACCCAGCTCAGGAGGTTAGCCTTAAAGAGAGGCTACCGCCCATTCGGTTATCCGGTAATTGCCTTTGTTAATGGTAGTGACCCTTACCAGGAAGTTTCTATGGCCGCTACTTATATTGCCAAGTATGCTAACATTGTGGTGCTTGATAGAATTGAGCCGGAAGAGATTCTACCTTTGATTACTCTGAGGCAGAATATCTACACCGATCCTCAGAAGCCGATAATGGTTGAGCCCAAACTTTATGAAATTGGCAAACCAAATGAGAATTCTCCGCTACTGGTAACTACAAACTTTTCTCTTACATTCTTTACGGTTCAGCCGGAGATTGAAGCAAGTAAAGTTCCCTCCTATCTATTAATCGTTGAAGCTGAAGGTCTCTCTGTGCTTACCGCCTGGGCTGCTGAGAAGTTTACCCCCGAGGGGATTTTTGAGGCAATGAAGAAGGCAGAAGTGGAGAAGAAACTATCTCATAAAAAAATAATCATTCCTGGCTATGTAGCTGTAATGAAGGCAAAATTAGAAGATGAGAGTGGCTGGGAAGTTCTCGTAGGTCCCAAAGAGGGTTCGGGAATTCCCAAGTATCTGAAAGGGACCTGGCAATAG
- a CDS encoding ACT domain-containing protein — MAKANKVNHLIVETPDEVGMMAKVCSAVSDAGVNIKALCAYVEDEKGYFMFLTDDNSKAEQALKSAGFGVSQEEAVAVELDNEIGAAKRMAKKLADAGVNLKKCYGSTGNGTMALLVFNSSDNEKAIRALGIVGVGE, encoded by the coding sequence ATGGCTAAAGCGAACAAAGTCAATCATTTGATTGTGGAGACTCCTGATGAAGTGGGCATGATGGCAAAGGTCTGCTCGGCAGTTTCGGATGCGGGAGTAAATATTAAAGCTCTCTGTGCCTATGTTGAAGACGAGAAAGGGTATTTTATGTTTTTGACGGATGACAATTCAAAAGCAGAACAGGCGCTTAAATCTGCTGGTTTTGGAGTGAGTCAAGAAGAGGCTGTAGCTGTTGAACTGGATAACGAGATAGGGGCGGCGAAAAGAATGGCCAAGAAATTGGCAGATGCCGGAGTTAATCTAAAGAAATGTTATGGTTCCACTGGTAATGGCACCATGGCACTCCTCGTGTTCAATTCAAGCGACAACGAGAAAGCAATAAGGGCCCTTGGTATTGTGGGAGTTGGGGAATAA